Below is a window of Carassius gibelio isolate Cgi1373 ecotype wild population from Czech Republic chromosome B23, carGib1.2-hapl.c, whole genome shotgun sequence DNA.
tgACTTGCAAGAATTGCATTTAGTTTTTCTTCTGTAGTAAACTTTTACTTTCTCTACTTTAAAAATGTTCTGCTTTTTAACAGAATTCAATGCCACAAtggataataaaacaatacaatcttCATGCAACGTGACCAATCCGGATTACAACCAAATCAACTGCACGTCTCCAGCGTGGATGCTCTACCCTGACTTCTACATCTGGCTACCGGTTATTTACTCAATCATCTGCGCTGTGGGACTCACGGGCAACACCGCTGTTATTTACGTGATTTGGAAGGCGCCTAAAATGAAAACGGTCACCAATTTATTCATCTTGAATTTGGCCATCGCAGACGACCTTTTCACGTTGGTGTTGCCCATCAACATAGCCGAGCACCTGTTAAACTACTGGCCGTTTGGAGAGATTTTATGCAAAGTGATTCTGTCCATAGACCACTACAACATCTTCTCCAGCATCTTCTTCTTGACTGTGATGAGTGTGGACCGCTATCTGGTCGTGGTGTCCACATTGCGCTCCAAACGGATGCCCCACCGGACCTACAGGTCAGCCAAAACAGTCAGCCTGAGCGTTTGGGCTCTGGTCATTCTCATCGTGATGCCCTTTACCGTTTTCGCCGGTGTCTATGTAAGTCCCGACGACGCGGAGAGCAGGAAGAGCTGCGTTTTGAGTTTCCCAAGTCCTGAGAGTTTCTGGTTCAAAGCGAGTCGGATCTACACGCTGGTCCTCGGTTTTGTCATCCCAGTTTCAACCATATGCATCCTCTATAGTGTGATGCTGTACAAGCTGAGACGCACGCGTCTCAACTCAAATGAGAAGGCTCTGGACAAAGCCAAGAAACGAGTCACAATGATGGTCTTCGTTGTGCTTGCCGTTTGCTTGTTTTGTTGGACACCCTTCCACCTGAGTACGGTGGTCGCCCTCACCTCAGACTTGCCCACCACTCCTCTGGTTATAGGTATTTCTTATTTCATCACGGGACTGAGTTATGCCAACTCGTGTCTCAATCCGTTCCTTTACGCGTTCTTAGACGACAGTTTCAGgaaggcatttaaaaaaatgttggaaTGCTGAACCGTTTTTGTACCCTAATAAATCAGGCCAATAAGGTTCGAGTTCCCACTTAGCAACATCAAAACGTAGtcttaaagtcattttaaaacaatCACCTTGACTCAAGTAGCTAATTGTCTGCaatgtaaaatgttttcattattgtCTAGTTTCAACATAATTTTCCTGATCAGTGTTTAAATTTGAAGTGGTGCAGAAGAGTTATGAATGTTCCACTGTTGGGTGTGACTTTAGTACCACTGTAATTTTAGCACAATTAAACTTTCATTAACactcattcattaattttttttataagtatttGGTAACACTTAATTTTAATTAACCTTGATACACGTTACatatatttactattataataacaatacattatgcataattacatgcaagtataaaccaaaccctaatccaaACATAGTTATTACAATTACACATCACTATacttaaatgcataattacactgtaacaaggacaccttaaaataaagtgaaaccaaatcttgttttaaagtgtaaataattatttatgtataatacataaatactaatgggtgtgtgtgtatatatatatttctctcttATGCTATGTGGTTTGGGTATGTTTTGTATATAAGCTTTAAAGCTTGAAAGTGAAACTCTGTCGCCTCCTGTGGCTTAAAATGCTGCTGCTCGTGTTGTGTTCAATGTTGATAATTAATAAATGTGCATGAAGATTGCACTGTTCAGCAGGTTACGTTTATTTTTTCACTAAGTAGCCTATGTTTTTCGTGCGACGTTCAAATGAAAATGCTTCATTGCTTAAGGCAAAGTTAATGTAAGAAAAGAATGAGGTATTTATGCACTTCCCCATAAATTAACAAGCGGACCAGTGACGGAACAGATCATTATTAAACGGCTTTCCGTAATACCTAACACCATCAGAAGAGGGCAGGATGATATCATGTtgtaatttaaacattttcatgaCGTTAACATATTCTCTTAAATCAGAAAGTTactacatatacaaatatattaaattattttatggtaCTATACCAAGGCCATTAGACTGGTGTCAGTGTACattgacaaaaaacaaacaatatatatataaagtataaagcTAAAGACTGTTAGCTTCTGTTAAAATGGTCTAGtagccataatatatatatatatatattgtgtgtgtgtgtgtgtgtgtgagtgtgtatatatatatatatatatatatatatatatatatatatatatatatatatatatatatatatatatatatatatatatattctagttaTTATAAACATTGCCGATGACAGAATTAACAACTAACTAGCTAGGACCTCATTGATCTCAATCAGTAACTTCAGAGAAGTAGCATGAAAAAAGATTAAAAACTAATTTCAGTGACCCACTTGTGTGAAATAGCCATTCTTTCTCTGACAGATAGGGTGCCTTAATGGCCATGATATGCTGATTAAGTTTAATCATTACTTCTCATTTGAGTTATTGAGCGTGATACAATTtccctctcttctcctcttcttaAATCTATAATGATTGCTACATTCCATGCGGAACTCTTAAGAACATGGTTTTATTGAGCATTCAGGTCACTGGCATTGTGAATTTCATTATCTCAGACTTTCTAAGCATTTCTATTAACCATTACTCCTCATTGTATTGCACTAGAGGGCATTTAATGGTGATGTAATGGTGATTCTTATACACAGGGGTAATTTTGTGTTTGTCTAATCGTATATACAAAATCTcttttgagagagaaagaaatttaTCCTGCATGCTTTTTTCTGTTTAAACATACATGCTttgaggcacacacacacacacacacacacacacacacacacacacacacacacacacacatatatatatatatatatatatatatatatatatatatatatatataaactggctCGGTGAAGGAAGAGCAATTCAAATGAACAATCCACACTGTCCATCTCACATAACTTTTTTTATACCTTTTGTTTCTCCCCCACCTGTCACCACATTGTCTCTTGCCTGTCACCGCTGTCATCTCTGTTTCCTCTTCAGCTCATTGGCTCATTTTCTCCCTGGCACCACTCTGAGTTTTTCAACCCGTGCTTTTCAGAGCTGCTGTTTTGTGAGTGCAGGTCGAAAATTGATTGCCTCAAAATTCAGTGAGTGTTCTCCACCGGGATACAAAATATCCCCACATTTATCTCCACCACGAACTGCAGTAGTGCTAGCCGTGTGTGCAGCAAAACATCACTATAAATTTTCTCCAGCTTcacttctctctcgctctctctctctctgtcatactGCATCACCAACAGCCATGAGTAAAGGCTTTCAATGTAAATAAGATGGCACTGGCAAAGGCATTGTAAATCTCCTCTCAAGGTTAAATTTGAGTATTTTATCTAGCTCTGTGCGTTATGTAGGCTACTGAGCAGCATGTAGGGTAAGGAAGTGTAAAGCTACCATATCATGCATTGTAATTTCAAAAGCATTATGATTTTCGAATccttattttatatttctgtgcattttaattatttatgtaacTAGTCTCATCAGAAGACACATGGGTCGTCAATGGCCTTTAACTGCATTATGGTCCACATGATTTTCATTAGAATATCTCTGTCTTAGTGCTGCATCCAATCTCTCTATTTCAACAATATTATCCACCTATAGTTTCTGTTCAGAATTCATTGTTCTGAAACAGTCCTACAATATATTTCAATTGTGATCTGGAGGGCAGCATGCATGGTGAataacacagcaaaaaaaaaaaaaaaaaaaaaggttgcagcTTCAAATCTTGTGCATCTCTTCAGCAGAGGGCAGTTTCCCTCTGTATAAAGCAGTGAACACTGTTTGTAAATGTTCCCTTAGCCAAGATTATTAGCCTTTAGCTTTCATTGTTATGCAGAAGATatacagctctatatttcttctaGACCAGATGAAATTTGATGGTTTTCCAAGATGGCGGATTACATCAAGGGCATTAAAGACTCATTTTCTACCTATTCCAGACACTGAAAAGTTAGGTCATCCTTTCATAGCTTCAAGACTCAGTTATAGTAATACACTTTTGGCTGGATGCCTCAGTGTTTCCATAGACAGGCTGAAGCATATTTAAAAAACTGTACACATAACTGTCCAATATTGACATTGCTATAGGcctattaaatttaaaattactttCTTATTTGCTCCTGAATCATATTTGaggagcaaaaacatctaaagtCTTTCTAGtggtaatttaaatatttttatacatttattttattattgttatttttaattaaattagctTGTTTTTCACCCAAGGACCAAGATTTCTTTTGTACCTGGCTATGTTTTGTTAACGTTTGTTCCACCGGAGATATTCATAAAGGAATGAAAAGTGTAGCAACCAACCCTGGAGCTAaacttgtacacacacacacagagcgcgaACCCACACACACGTTTACGCGCACGCGCAAAGTTTGATTACTGTAACGATGTGCGCGAAGTGAATGTCGGACTCCACGGTGAGAAGACTCGTCTCATGAGCATTAAATCTTACGCGTTTATTCTTGGTTTAAGATGGATCCATCTCTCTTCAGTTTCACCGGAGAGCGTCACATACTTCAAGCTTGATTAGCTCTTGATGTAAGTACTTCACAATACTCTCTCAGAGAGGATATCAAGATATTAAAGGGTGTAGGCGTCCTTTAAACCCTATTCACTTCTTCTGTTCACTTGCTTGTTGTGAGACATACACAAGTTTTTGTTAATTTCTTATCTTCTCCTCAGCTTCCACGATGGAGTTGCTCGAGTTGTCCGACGTCCAACAGATGTTCAACGACTCGGGTTTTCGGGGGAATTTGAGTGAGCTTGATGATGTAGACGAGCCTCTACCTAAGGGCGCAAAGATCACTGTCGTTGTGGTCTACTTGATAGTGTGCGTGGTGGGGCTCGTAGGGAACTGCCTGGTCATGTATGTAATTATCAGGTGAGAATAAGTGTTCGGGATCATCATAAGTGTGTATGCTAGAGGAAAAGCTCAGTATAGAGATGTATAGAGGAGAACAACCAGTTCAATGCATGTGAGATGTGTATGGTTACACAGTTAACCCTGTACTGTAACCTGACATataaaataatggaaaatatGTGTCATATATTGATACATATGGCTTCTATGGCCCATATAGCAAAAATAAGGAGCTCACACTCAAGGAGGAGAAAAACACCTACATAGATGAAATTCGTATCGCTTGTAATGGAAATCAATCagatttttattacagtttttttcagtcgctaacaagcatttgtccaagcagttgtcacattttcaaaactctaaacacaattagcacaacatctatctattgtggccataccattcacacatttcatgtcgttttcacacaatatggagtcattgaacacatttccacaatgcttacatattctgaacagacaagctatacctcccaacaaaattatggatcgtttttgtagtatttacaaatgttaacacacaacagcccacaatagcaaaaacaatgttccaaaccttagatagagtataaaaacctctgcttctgcaatgatatcagttcaaaaacaatatat
It encodes the following:
- the LOC128012151 gene encoding neuropeptides B/W receptor type 2-like, with amino-acid sequence MDNKTIQSSCNVTNPDYNQINCTSPAWMLYPDFYIWLPVIYSIICAVGLTGNTAVIYVIWKAPKMKTVTNLFILNLAIADDLFTLVLPINIAEHLLNYWPFGEILCKVILSIDHYNIFSSIFFLTVMSVDRYLVVVSTLRSKRMPHRTYRSAKTVSLSVWALVILIVMPFTVFAGVYVSPDDAESRKSCVLSFPSPESFWFKASRIYTLVLGFVIPVSTICILYSVMLYKLRRTRLNSNEKALDKAKKRVTMMVFVVLAVCLFCWTPFHLSTVVALTSDLPTTPLVIGISYFITGLSYANSCLNPFLYAFLDDSFRKAFKKMLEC